Proteins co-encoded in one Papaver somniferum cultivar HN1 chromosome 5, ASM357369v1, whole genome shotgun sequence genomic window:
- the LOC113280007 gene encoding uncharacterized protein LOC113280007, whose protein sequence is MDLLVSLRFRMDKSWMSTDRTKKRYREGVAAFLRYAVNHLKEEGETYDEFLMLCPCTNCLNLCACSVGDVEDHLFVNGIDQTYTIWNKHGEKDEAITSSKPVNVNNGMHAEFEMGTPTDAPDEDFGMGTPTDAPYTIDMMQAAEEFADDPIKFKKLLENAEKPLYEGCPNFTKLSAIVQLFKLKSKHGASDMFFNELLPLLKDMLPKEGNLMARSTYQAKKILKSMGSGYTKIHACINNCILYWNEYKDEKVCPTCKAPRWKVDRDGKVYENVPAKVLWYFDIIPRFQRLFQSKHTTKDLIWHDTTRNKDGVLRHPADSHAWREIDNNFPEIKGDPRNLRLAVSADGVDVNTGTKHHSGKRTWDAYAQEMFTLRAVVLWTINDYRALGTLCGCRYAGYHGCVVCRKKAHSIRLHDSNKNVYVGYRRFLPYEHPFRRQKGAFGGKQEWETAPEPMTGEEIYEEVKCIKNSWGKKGTNTQGEDVQATPGKEVDRSGEEEEGRETTYWSKYNIWQRLLRYWRYNDVQHCIDFMHVEKNVGQSLVGTLLHNGNTKDGLNARKDLVRLGLKSELHPKTDDKGTILPAACYTLTTEEKDIFLETLFELRVPEGYCSDFSTLVNLKERKLIGLKSHDYHMLMQQFLPVAIRSIMPTPVRYAIIRFCFFFRSISAKEIMVEELDKLQEDLCVTLCLLEKYFLSSFFDIMIHVTVHLTREVKLCGPVCFRWMYPFERCMKVIKGHVRNKNQPCGCIAEENVAEETIEIYCEYHKSIRTIGIPLDRHNTSQEGEPLSAEEPCIVTPEQLRQAHFYVMQNTPEIEPYIDRHKLYLETNYSTKKRAWLEKEHSNTFGAWLKNEVEKELADDRESISENLRWISHGPHYEVTKYTVYRINGYLFRTRSRDGRIHQNSGVSVAANDMHISRDDDVTYGKASYYGVLQEIWELDYCERKVHLFKCNWVDNKRGVKRDALGYKIVDLTMLGYKNDPFILASQAKHVFYVKDQLDKKKSIVFVTPPKNYRDDDGNDEEFSTVIFSANDNILPSVDLQDLGKESRNDYFRTDFRGLLIRKPK, encoded by the exons ATGGATCTACTGGTCTCTTTGCGTTTCAGAATGGATAAATCCTGGATGAGTACTGATAGAACGAAGAAACGTTATAGAGAAGGAGTTGCGGCGTTTCTGCGGTATGCTGTCAACCATCTCAAGGAGGAGGGTGAGACATATGATGAATTTCTTATGTTGTGTCCGTGTACAAATTGTTTAAATCTCTGTGCATGCTCCGTTGGCGACGTAGAAGATCATTTATTCGTAAATGGAATCGATCAAACGTATACTATTTGGAATAAGCATGGGGAAAAGGATGAGGCAATAACTAGTAGTAAGCCAGTTAACGTCAACAATGGTATGCACGCTGAATTTGAAATGGGAACTCCCACTGATGCTCCAGACGAAGATTTTGGAATGGGAACTCCCACTGATGCTCCATACACTATAGATATGATGCAGGCTGCAGAAGAGTTCGCAGATGACCCTATAAAGTTTAAAAAGTTACTTGAAAATGCTGAAAAGCCCTTATACGAAGGATGTCCCAACTTCACAAAGTTGTCTGCAATTGTGCAGTTGTTTAAGTTGAAGAGTAAGCACGGTGCATCAGACAtgttttttaatgaattgttacCCTTGTTAAAGGACATGCTTCCCAAAGAAGGTAATTTAATGGCGAGGAGTACATATCAggcaaaaaaaatattgaaatcaATGGGTTCAGGGTACACAAAGATACATGCATGTATCAACAACTGCATTCTTTATTGGAATGAGTACAAGGATGAAAAAGTGTGTCCTACTTGTAAAGCACCCAGATGGAAAGTTGACAGGGATGGTAAAGTTTACGAGAATGTTCCAGCAAAGGTATTGTGGTACTTCGACATCATCCCAAGATTTCAGCGGCTGTTTCAATCGAAGCACACAACAAAAGATTTGATATGGCACGATACCACTAGAAACAAAGACGGTGTTTTACGTCATCCGGCAGACTCACATGCTTGGAGAGAGATAGATAACAATTTCCCAGAAATTAAAGGTGATCCAAGAAATCTGCGGTTAGCTGTTTCGGCTGATGGAGTTGATGTAAACACAGGCACCAAACATCACAGT GGAAAGAGAACATGGGATGCATATGCCCAAGaaatgtttactctacgtgcagTTGTTTTGTGGACGATAAACGATTATCGTGCTCTTGGTACACTATGTGGTTGTCGCTACGCTGGATATCATGGTTGTGTGGTGTGTCGTAAAAAAGCGCACAGTATTAGGCTtcatgactcaaacaagaatgttTATGTTGGTTATAGAAGATTTTTACCCTATGAGCATCCGTTCAGAAGGCAGAAGGGGGCATTTGGCGGAAAACAAGAGTGGGAGACTGCTCCAGAACCAATGACCGGGGAAGAAATATATGAGGAGGTAAAATGTATAAAGAATTCATGGGGAAAGAAGGGGACGAATACTCAAGGGGAAGACGTGCAGGCTACACCTGGaaaag aagTCGATAGGTCAGGTGAGGAAGAGGAAGGCAGGGAAACCACTTACTGGAGCAAGTACAACATATGGCAGCGACTACTTAGATATTGGCGCTATAATGATGTCCAACATTGTATTGATTTCATGCATGTCGAAAAGAATGTGGGACAAAGTCTTGTTGGAACGTTGCTGCACAAcgggaatacaaaagatggattaaACGCCAGAAAGGATTTGGTGCGTTTGGGGTTAAAATCGGAGTTACACCCTAAGACAGATGACAAAGGAACGATACTTCCCGCAGCATGTTATACATTAACTACGGAAGAAAAAGACATATTCTTGGAGACACTATTCGAGTTAAGAGTTCCAGAAGGGTATTGTTCGGATTTTTCCACCCTTGTGAACCTAAAAGAGCGTAAGCTGATCGGACTCAAATCACATGATTACCATatgcttatgcaacaatttttgccCGTCGCTATTCGATCAATTATGCCTACACCTGtgagatatgctattatcaggttttgtttctttttcagatcaATATCTGCCAAAGAAATCATGGTGGAAGAGCTAGATAAATtgcaagaggatctctgtgtgacGTTATGCTtactagagaagtattttctttcatccttctttgaCATCATGATTCATGTAACTgtacatcttaccagggaagtgaagTTATGCGGTCCGGTttgctttcgatggatgtatcctttCGAAAGGTGTATGAAGGTTATAAAGGGGCATGTGCGAAACAAGAATCAACCTTGTGGATGCATTGCCGAAGAGAATGTTGCAGAAGAGACGATTGAGATATATTGTGAGTACCATAAAAGCATCAGGACAATTGGTATTCCACTAGATAGGCATAATACATCTCAGGAGGGAGAACCGTTATCAGCTGAAGAGCCGTGTATAGTTACCCCTGAACAGTTGAGACAAGCACATTTCTATGTAATGCAGAACACGCCTGAAATTGAGCCTTACATAGA CCGACACAAGCTATATTTGGAAACTAACTATTCTACTAAAAAGCGAGCATGGCTAGAGAAAGAGCACTCTAACACTTTTGGCGCTTGGTTAAAAAATGAG GTTGAAAAAGAGTTGGCAGACGACAGAGAAAGTATCTCAGAGAACTTAAGATGGATATCACACGGCCCGCACTACGAGGTAACGAAATACACTGTATATCGCATCAATGGATATCTATTCCGCACAAGATCCCGTGATGGTAGAATTCACCAGAATAGTGGGGTTAGCGTTGCAGCAAATGACATGCACATATCTAGAGATGATGATGTTACATATGGTAAAGCCTCTTATTATGGTGTCTTGCAAGAGATATGGGAGTTAGATTACTGTGAAAGAAAAGTTCATCTGTTCAAGTGCAATTGGGTTGATAATAAACGTGGGGTCAAAAGAGATGCTCTTGGCTACAAGATTGTTGACCTTACTATGTTGGGATACAAAAATGATCCTTTTATTTTAGCCTCACAAGCTAAGCATGTATTTTATGTCAAAGACCAGTTAGATAAGAAAAAGTCTATTGTTTTTGTGACACCTCCCAAAAATTATAGAGATGACGATGGCAACGATGAGGAATTCAGTACAGTAATCTTTTCTGCGAATGATAATATCTTGCCGTCTGTAGATCTACAAGACTTGGGTAAAGAATCCCGAAATGATTACTTCCGAACTGACTTCCGAGGTTTACTTATACGCAAGCCAAAATGA
- the LOC113278090 gene encoding galactan beta-1,4-galactosyltransferase GALS1-like: MRNDGAPGKLFVSFEIKALIATLLTLTLVVAIWNIQPYNANLLTSANTTIKSKSTTSPATKLSNSRPTDPNKRIFTSYGNAASLFVQMGAYRGGTSSFAIIALSSKPIQVYGKPWYNCEWVSNNSSKPSMRAKATKMLPDWGYGRVYTTVVVNCTFPVNPNEDNSGGKLNIYAYYGKSTRKYEKIEALEEAPGSYNESNYKPPYKYEYFYCGSSLYGELSASRIREWMAYHAWFFGPSSHFVFHDAGGVSPDVRAVLEPWVRLGRVTIQDVRNQAEFDSYYYNQFAVVNDCLHRYRNAANWTFYFDVDEYIFMPDGRSLESVLAEFSNVTQFTIEQYPMSSKFCLNDSTQSYTSEWGFEKLVFRDSRMRIWRDRKYAIQAKNAFSTGIHLSENVTGITLHDTEGKIGYYHYHGSINVPGEPCRVFMPVSTKTTGFFSEEKPFVYDDYMRNLSNTIKQFEEKTIGAIDVINL, from the exons ATGAGGAACGACGGAGCTCCAGGGAAACTCTTTGTTTCCTTCGAAATCAAGGCTTTAATAGCTACATTACTAACCTTAACCCTAGTTGTAGCAATTTGGAACATCCAACCTTACAATGCCAACCTTCTTACTTCAGCCAACACCACAATCAAATCCAAATCCACCACTTCACCAGCAACAAAGCTTTCGAATTCGAGACCAACAGACCCGAACAAACGGATTTTCACTAGCTATGGTAATGCTGCTTCTCTGTTTGTTCAAATGGGTGCCTACCGTGGTGGGACTTCATCATTCGCCATTAtagctttatcttcaaaacccatACAAGTATACGGCAAACCTTGGTATAACTGCGAGTGGGTTTCTAATAACAGCTCGAAACCATCAATGAGAGCAAAAGCTACAAAAATGCTGCCAGATTGGGGTTATGGCAGAGTTTATACAACAGTAGTAGTGAACTGTACATTCCCGGTAAACCCAAATGAAGACAATTCAGGTGGCAAACTCAACATCTATGCATATTACGGAAAATCAACAAGGAAATACGAAAAGATTGAAGCTTTAGAAGAAGCACCAGGGTCTTATAATGAATCAAATTATAAGCCTCCGTATAAATATGAGTATTTCTACTGCGGGTCTTCTTTATATGGAGAATTAAGTGCATCAAGAATAAGGGAATGGATGGCTTACCATGCTTGGTTTTTTGGACCAAGTTCACATTTTGTGTTTCATGATGCAGGAGGTGTTAGTCCAGATGTTAGAGCTGTTCTTGAACCATGGGTTCGGTTAGGAAGAGTTACAATTCAAGATGTTAGAAATCAAGCTGAATTTGATTCGTATTATTATAATCAATTCGCGGTTGTTAACGACTGTTTACATAGATATAGGAATGCAGCAAATTGGACATTTTATTTTGATGTCGATGAGTATATCTTTATGCCTGACGGAAGGAGTTTGGAATCGGTTTTAGCTGAGTTTTCAAATGTTACTCAGTTTACTATTGAACAATATCCTATGTCTAGTAAGTTTTGCTTGAACGATTCGACTCAGAGTTACACCAG TGAATGGGGATTTGAGAAACTAGTATTCAGGGATTCAAGAATGAGAATTTGGCGTGATCGGAAATATGCGATACAAGCAAAGAATGCATTTTCTACCGGTATTCATTTGTCAGAAAACGTAACGGGGATCACACTtcacgacaccgaaggtaaaATAGGTTATTATCACTATCACGGTTCGATAAATGTACCGGGTGAGCCATGTAGGGTGTTCATGCCAGTTTCAACTAAAACAACTGGTTTCTTTTCGGAGGAAAAACCTTTTGTGTACGATGACTACATGAGGAACCTATCAAATACTATCAAGCAATTTGAAGAAAAGACAATTGGAGCCATAGATGTGATAAATTTGTAG